In Deltaproteobacteria bacterium, the genomic window CTTCGCCGCCGATTTCGCCGAATCCGGCGGCGAAAACGACGGCGGCGCGTACGCCGGCATTGGCGGCGGATTCCAATAAATCCGGAACATGGCGGTTCGGTACTGCTGAGACCACGCAGTCCACCGGCTCGGGAATCGAAGCAACATCTGGATAACAGGGATAGCCCATGATCTCGCTATATTTCGGATTGACCGTGACGATACGGCCGGTGAAGCCGAAGTTGCGCAGGTTGCGAATGACCCGATTGCCGCGCGGCTCTCGCGCCAGATTGGCATCCGCGCCGCGCTGCGACGCGCCGACGATGGCAACGGACTTGGGCGCGATCAGTGGAGTGAGGTCGCGCCAGGGGATGACTGTCTGTGTTGGATCTTGTTCCGTAGTCATAGTTTTACTCAATGCTAATAAGCCTGAAGGTTTAAAGGTCGAAAGGCTGGAACTTAATCCGACCTCTCTTTATCAGACTTATTTTTTCTTGGATCGCGGCCCAAACGGCTCCGGCTGGAACGGTCCGTCACGTTTTTGCAGATAGGCTTTCGTGCCCTCTTTGGCGCGCGCTTCGTCGAGCGGACGGCGGAACTCTTCGTTGAGCATCATATGCGCGGGGATCGATAACGTTTCGTCCAAATGTAGCGCATCGCGCAGGCCCATCATCTGCAAGCCCATGGTCGAGATCGCGAGATTGATCTTTACGGTTTCCGGCGGCACCCGGGCGATGCGTTCGACGATGCCGAAGCATTCTTCGAGCAGGTCTTCCACGGGAACTACTTTGTTGACCAGGCCGATGCGCAGCGCTTCTTTGGCGTCGATGTGATCGCCCACCAAACCGTAGCGCAGGGCGTTTTTAAAGCCGGCGAGGAGCGTCCACATGAACGTCGTGTTCGAACCGTGGCGCACTTCGGGTTGGGCGAAGACCGCGTCTTCGGCGGCGATGGTGATATGGGTGTAAAGCGCCAGCCAACAACCGCCGCCCATGGCCCAGCCGCGCACGGCGCCGATGACCGGCTTGGTCATTTCAAATATTCGCACCAAATTGACGTCGTCGTGGGACCAGTAGTTCATCAGATCGGCGGCGCTCATGCCGCTCTGAATGCCGTAGGGCCATTCGATGTCGCGGCGCCGGCCGCTGTTCGGCGCTTGATCGAAGCCGGAGCTAAAGGCGCGCCCGGCGCCGGTGATAATCACGGCGCGAATCTCCGGGTCGGCTTCGGCTTGATCCAAGGCGTCGTGGAATTCTTTCAACATCGGCCGGGTGATCGCGTTGAGCGCGTCTGGGCGATTCAATGTGATCAAAACGCCGCCGCGTTTTTTCTCGTAGATGATTTCTTTGTAGTCAGACATGAGTTTCCTTTCAGAGGGAAGGGCGACCGCCGGTCGCCCCTACGGTCGATCGATTAACGATAGGCTCCTTCATAGAGCGACTTGAAGAAGCCGCTGGTCTCCAGTTCACGAACGATGCTTTCGTCGAGAAATAGCTTAGCGTCGGCGCCTTTGGCTTTGGGTTCGTCGAGACCGACGAAATCCAATGTCGTTTCCACAGCCTTGGGCGTGGCGTAGGGAATGAGATTGTAAAACTTACTGGCGAGCAGATCGTAGGACATTTCCAGATACTTGGTGTCTTTCTCCTGGGCTG contains:
- a CDS encoding enoyl-CoA hydratase/isomerase family protein, whose translation is MSDYKEIIYEKKRGGVLITLNRPDALNAITRPMLKEFHDALDQAEADPEIRAVIITGAGRAFSSGFDQAPNSGRRRDIEWPYGIQSGMSAADLMNYWSHDDVNLVRIFEMTKPVIGAVRGWAMGGGCWLALYTHITIAAEDAVFAQPEVRHGSNTTFMWTLLAGFKNALRYGLVGDHIDAKEALRIGLVNKVVPVEDLLEECFGIVERIARVPPETVKINLAISTMGLQMMGLRDALHLDETLSIPAHMMLNEEFRRPLDEARAKEGTKAYLQKRDGPFQPEPFGPRSKKK